TCATCGCCGAGGTTGTTAGCCTTGGTCGCCTCCAGCACCGCAATCTCGTGCAGTTACATGGCTACTGCAGGCGCAAAGGTGAACTCCTTCTGGTATATGAGAATATGTCAAATGGAAGCCTGGACAAGTACTTGCATGCTAATGACCAGGCCCCCCACAAGTTGGATTGGGTTAATAGGTTTCGGATCATCAAAGGTATCGCTTCTGGGTTAGTCTACCTTCATCATGAGTGGGAGAAAGTGGTGATCCATCGAGACATCAAGGCGAGTAACGTGCTCCTCGACGATGAGATGAATGGAAGATTGGGTGACTTTGGCCTGGCAAGGTTGTATGATCACGGGTCCGACCCACTGACTACCCATGTTGTTGGCACCATAGGATACATAGCTCCAGAGCTTGGTCGCAATGGCAAGGCGTCCCCTCTTACTGACATATTTGCCTTCGGGGTGTTCATGCTAGAGGTTACATGTGGGCAGAGACCTGTCAAGCAGGGCGGGAGATACAACCAGGTCTTGTTGGTTGACTGGGTGCTTCAACACTGGCAAAATGGGTCACTTTTGGATACAGTGGATATTAGACTCCAAGGCAACTACGATGCTAATGAGGCTAGTTTAGTGCTAAAGCTTGGACTTTTGTGCACACACCCATTCAGCAATGCAAGGCCAAGAATGCACCAAATCATGCAGTACCTTGACGGCGACATGCCGTTGCCAGAGATGGTACCGACCCATCAGATATCTGACATGGTGGTGCCATTCCAAACAGAGGAATTTCACCGGTATGATACAGCTAATCTCCTATCCAAGGCAAGCAATGGGACTATATCTAGCCTCTCGGGAGGAAGATAACAAACATGATCGGTGTGTGCCTGCCTCCCTGCCTGGGTGTTACCAACCCCATAGTATAAAACTTGAAACTTTGGATTTTTGACTACTAGCATCTTTTTTAAAGCATTTACAATGCAAGGCGTCAGAGGTATGCTTACGGAATATAAACCgacttttgttttgtttaagtAGTGGGGTGCTTGTTTCTATAGGACATTCCTAATTAGACACATCTGCTATAGAAAAAAACATTGATGCTTAAGATATATAAACCGGTTTAATTTTGTAAATACTCGCATTGGACATGCCATTAGATAGCTAACAACAACGTCCATCGCTGCACTAATACTTTCcgatatatatatttgtgcgtgtgtgcgtgtgaATATGTATAGGTTATCAGTCTTCTCCATGACAAGAGTAAGTACGAAAAGGTCAAATTTGGGAAGCTTTTTTACGGTACCATGATACTCCAAAAACTTACCTTGGAGTACCAAACATATCTAACCTTCGTTAGCGAAGGGTAACTTAGTCATTTGCGAAGTAATTTGGTCTTTTCCGTCCTATCACCTCGATCCCTTCAGTACGTCCAGTCTGATCTCCATCAAGCAGCAGCGCTGATCAACACTTCTATGTGCGCTCGAAACCGCCTCGCCGTCCATCCAATCGAGGCAGCACCGCCTCCAGCCGTCGCCGTGCAATCGACGCGCAGTGCCGTCTCCAGTTGCGGTCCAATCAAGGCAGCACGcctgcagctgccgctgcgaaATCGAGGCGCGTCGCCGCCCCCGGCCGACACATCAAATCGAGCCGTAGCAGCGCGCCGACGTTCGCCACCCCCAACCACAGACATCCAATTTGAACAGCTGCGCGGCCCCAAGGCGCCTATGCTGCCATTCACGGCTCCCTGGCCGCTCGTGGCCCAAAACCCTCACGTgattgagattttttttattacaaaCCAAAATTCAGTTCGGCACAGAAATTATGATTTTGCCCTTCTACTTGAGGTACTCCGGTGTTTTTGGTCTCAGTACTCCGAGTGATTAAAGATAGAGTACCAGATAATACTGACCGCTAGATCGGGACAAATAAACGGCTCATATTAAATTcagggtaccgtaaaagagctcgaTTTGGGATGTCGAGTCTCTCGAAGCTTCTGGTGGAGTGCCATGTGTACACTTGGGTCAAAAACGACAACCCCTTTGAAAAATATGTGCAAACCTAGTCAATGCATCTTTAGTGTTCAACATATATTGGACGAATAAAAAACTTGTTCCCAACAGTCTTTTGTTTCCCTTCTCTTTGTAAAGTGGATTGCCGGGCGGACATGGCACGAGGTGGAGCAATGTTCACGAGTGGATCCGTCAGTGGTGTTGGAGAAATAACATGGAGGGACTTGACATATGAGGATTagacagtactccctccgatcctaaattgttgtcgaaatattacatgtatctaaacgtttttaaaaaatagatatatccatatttggacaaatttgagtcaagaatttagaatcaaaaGGAGTACATCAGTACTCCTTCATTTCCTAAATGCAAGAAGTAATAATTTTGTTTCAATTCAGACTTTTGTAaattttgggcaaatttacAGAAATATCTTTCAACATATACGACTCTAAATTAGATGTACTCCTAAATTCATCGTATctgtatacttatttgatattctaaatgttgataattttttataagtttggtcaaatttaaGAAATTTTGACTTACAACAAAGATGacacttcttacatttagcaGATTAGATACGATAGTGTGTTGAACTATTGGAGACGCCACTAGAATCCTCTTAGCATTAATTCTGAAGCGTGATAGTTCTGCTGGTCATGCAAATACCTTTCAAACAGAGAAATGTGTACCCGCTAGAATATTAATTAGCATATACTACAACGAGAGTCAATATCGGGATAGAAGGATTCTGACGGCATTTGCGACGTCGAGTCATTAACAGCCCGACAGGGGCATTGACAAGGATGGCATGCACACAGGTGAGAAATTTTGGCCCCACCACAATTCTACTACCGACAGCTGAGTATACGTGGGAGAAAGCCTTGAACTGGACCTTGGCAGAGGACCTTTTGTGATTGGTACtacctccgattcataataaccATCCGAGGAAGTACTTTTTCTACCACTGCTGTACTGCAACAACTACCGGATGAGatcatatacatatacatgtaACAAGTGGAATTACGGTAGTCTGGACCTCGGAAGCAGAGACAGATTTTTCTGGACCTAACTCCCTCCGGATACCAGCCGTTGAATTTAGGTAATCCACTTCTTCATATTTCtctgttcctaattaattgccGTCAGAAATTTCGCAAAAAGATATTTGCTATTTTCAAAATCGATCTGCAGCATACATTCTATcagaacttttgcaaaaaaacctATAATTTTTCGAAATCAACACGCAGCCATGttcaattgaagatgtgtACTGCATGTTGATTTCGTGAATTAGTAAaagttttttgcaaaatctcCGGTGCAAATTAATTAGGAAAAGAGGAGCATGAACAGGGCACCCCTGGAGGTGCTAGAGAACAGGGCATACCACGCATGGATCGGTCTGGTTTAGTTAACCGTCTGTACGTTCCGTACTCACGTGATGAAAATTAATCAGAAAACGATTCATCTACTCGATTCCTATCTTGTGGCTGTTCAGGGCGCAGCGTGGGACTAGAGCCACAGTCCGCCACACTTTTCGTTTAcgttttctcctttttttttcttaattccAATCATCAGTTTATCGTCTCACTGATTTCGATTCCCAAGACCCCAATCGCGCGACCCTAGTAAGTACGGCACGCTGCTTTGTTTGACCGTCTGAAGACGTCGTACATGCACGTTGCCGATTTGACCAACTCAACGCACGTCATTTAAGTGCTATTGACAATATATGTTTTACATATATTAAGTATTGTTTTTATGAAGTTTATATATTAAGGGCCCTAAGTTTTTGTTTCACACCGGCCCCCCCAATCTCAGGGCCGCGGCCTATCAAAAAACTCTTAGACGATTGACCGTCCGaactgtttttttctctttcttcaacCAGAGCTGTGAGACGAGGACtaaaacaacatttttttgcTAAAACCACACTGAATCAACATATACGGTTTCAAATGAAGATCTTTGAATTCAtagtgaaatatattttcataatatttttatttgatatggtaaatgttgatttttttgctaaaatagttggtcaaactttaaaagaTTTGACGGTCAACATAAGTTATACACCCCACATTTGGAATTGAGGAACTAAGACACAGTCTCCGGTTACTATCGATTCTCACTCGTGCTCCAATAGCAGATGTGGCTGAGATGGTTACACAATTTACATTCATTATTTGACTCTACACTAAATACGTCAACCTTTGTGAAAGGGGGTAGTAGATTATAGAGGAACCATGTGCCATGTGTGATTATGCAGGATCGATCACCTCAAAATATCTCTTCCATCCACAGAAACAATTGTCAAAAGTGGCGTGATGGCACGTCCGGAAGGGGCCACGTCGCGCTTTCCGCCAACAGCACTGCAGAAAGGACTTAGGCCCAATTGCGTTGGTGGAAAGCATATGCATGCAACATTAGGGGAGGAGCTCTGTTTGAATTAAACAagtttcaaattcaaataaatcaCAGAATTTCAAACTTGctcaaaaatattaaaatttcACTGTTACTCTCAAACTTTCACAAAGATCGGAGTTCATTTGGGtctccaaataaattttacAAACATCAGAACTGGAGTATaagaagaaaatagaaaagagaATCAATCGAGGCGGGGCTTAAAGTTGCATGCATATGCTTTCCGCCCATGCAATCAGACCTAAGTCCTTTCCACCAATACAATCAGACCTAAGTCCTTTCCGCCGGGCATTCCACCAGGCCACTTCTGGCATTTCGTTTGGGAGGGGGCCATTTTGTCAAAAACGCTGGTCATGTGCCAattgagcaaaaaaaaatacgttGGTCAGGTGCTAATTGAGCAAAAAAATCCTTCCTCTCTAGCAGAATTCTCAAATCTCATTCTATATTCCGCTCTTCTATATTTTAGTGGTATTTTATAACTAACAACGTATTTTTAACATAACGTTTTGGCCATATCGAATTGACCAACAAATATCATaagggagtgtctatttctcagtcgcctaagaaatagttatttctcagtcaacaatcgtagccatccaatcaagattttcttatccatcgggCTTACAATAATCTTACATGAATCTCagtgattgaatcaaaaggttgttattatcgattgagaaatagttatttcttagtcgcctaagaaatagcaaaaccgatatCATAATTAGTAATTGCAGATAAGAGCTAATAAAAATGATTGGCACCAAATTACACATAAGACATAACAATCAGCATCAATTATCACTAATTGATATACAAATACAACTAACACGTACACAAGGGTCCTCTATTTTGACcacgataaaaaaaaactgtacatGTCAAGCAAGCGGACCTATATACACATAAATAATGATGCTTGCTTGTATGAGTTCGTAAGATTGCCACTAGTattgcttttttttacatgATCCCATGAATTTTCTTTACATCAACAGGCTTGTGGTGCTGCCTGTGGAGGGCAGACCGGGAAGGGCGGTGGCGTTTGTTGCGGGCTCGTGCTAGGAGGATTGGGATCCATCTGCCCGATGAGTGAGGGGTGGTGTGGTTTCATCCTTGGATCCGGTGCTGGAGGTGCTTGGAGTGTGGCTCCGACATCTGCTCCTTATCGGTTCAGATCCTTCACAGAGGTGGTGGCTACTGGCACTTCTTCAACGCCGTTTGGCTAGGGGTTTCTCCGGCACCAAGGTGGTCGACCGGTGCTGTTGGGTTGGTGGTTTGCCCGGAGGAAGGGCCCATCAGGAGTCCAGAAGGTGTCGAAGGCGTCCCTGGTTTCTGTGTTCTTATTTGTTGTTCAGGGGCTTTCGTGTGCTGGTGGTGCAACACTGTCGCCGTTCGTATATGTTTGCATTCGTCGGCATATGCACTGTGTTTTCCTTAATCCATGAATACAAGTAGCGCACGCCCTGAGGAAACGGGGAGGAATAACCATCAGGTTCCATTATACTATATTGAAACCAGGCATCCGCGCCTTACATAGAGCGTACATAGATGGCTTTTACATGATCTGACCATTATACTTTAAATTAAGAACAATCATAAAATAAGAACCCGGGGTGTGAGGACGGCATTAAAGGCCCATATGCATGTCATCTCCCACCTGATATGTCTGATATGGTGCCAACGCTAATTCCAGTTGAAGATGGATAAGACATGGCGTATGAATCGAACCCTTCGTTCTGCATTAGAGCCATTGTGCTAAAGTTCATATTTGTACATGTCAAGTCTGGAAGTGGCGTGTTAGAATCAAGGTACTGCATGACTTGCCTCATGCTTGGCCTTATGTTGGTAAATGGATGCGAACACAACAAACCCAGCTTTAAGACCAGGCATACCTCATCAGCGTCATAATCACCTTCCAGCCTCGCGTCCACCGTCTCAGTGAGAGATCCTTTATGCAAGTTCTCGAGAACCCAGTCTACTAACATCTCATAATCGCCCTGCAAACCGTCATTGACTGGTCTTTTCCCACAAGTTATCTCAAGAAGGAACGCACCGAAAGCAAATACATCTGTGAGTGTGGACGCTTTTCCCGTGCGTATTAGCTCCGGCGCTAGGTAGCCCATGGTGCCAACCACATGTGTGGTCTGTGGGTCCGTGCCATGGTCGTACAGTCTTGAAAGCCCAAAGTCGCCTAATCGTCCGTTCATTTCACTGTCCAGCAGCACGTTGCTTGCCTTTATGTCCCGGTGGATGACAACCTTCTCCCACTTGTCATGGATGTAGAGCAAGCCGGAGGCAACGCCTCTGATGACATGAAACCTCTTGGGCCAATCCAATAGTACAGGCATGTCCTCTCCGAGATGGAGGTACTTATCGAGGCTGCCATTTGGCATGAACTCGTAGACCAAAAGGAGCTCCCCTTTCCTCCGGCAGTAGCCAAGCAACTGCACGAGGTTGCGGTTCCGGAGACGGCCAATGCTGACGACTTCAGCTATGAACTCCTTCATTCCTTGCCTGGACTCATGAGAGATCTTCTTTACGGCGACCTCCAATTTGGACTTGCGGAGCACTCCTTTGTACACCTTCCCGAAACCCCCGGCACCAAGCAGCTGTTTGTTCTTGAATCCCTTGGTCGCATGGTACAAATCCTTGTAGGAGAACCGATGCGGGCCGAACTCAACCTCCCAATCTTCAAGCACTTGCGCGTACCTGAGACGCCTCAGCACAAGCAGAGCGACAACCGTGCCGACAGTAATAATGATTGCAGCCGTGGCTATGGGCAGAACGATCTCCAGGACCTTGGAACGAGGCTTGGGTCCGAACCGCGGCAGCTTGGGCAGCCTGGCGATGTCGATGGCCGGAGCAGGACCGCCTTCGTCCATGGCGAAGCTCCAGCCGAGCACGTAGTGCCGCGAGTTGATCCCgcccgtggaggaggagaagccgaTGTAGGCCTGGTCCGTGAGCACCGTGGAGAGGTCGTAGGCCGCGGATAACAGTGGCTTCTCCGGTTTGGGAGCTCCGATGGGCGCCAAAGTGACGTTGATctgcccggcgccggcgccttcGTAGCTCACCCACACCTGCATCGCGTCCCGGCTGAAGAGCGTCAGGTTCTCGAAGCCGCCGCTGTCGCCATCGCCGTGGTCGGGGTAGTAGCCGGCGGTGTGGGACTGCAGGGAGTGCAGGGAGTTGATGTCGATGCCGACATGGTTGGCGTCGATGTCCTGGAAGTCGGTGTTCTGGGTGGTGTCGAGCTCCACGGCCAAGAGGTGGTTTGTGGCGTTGCCGTTGTTCTGGACGTTGAGGAGGGCCAGGTACCCCGCGGGCAGCGCGGAGGAGAAGCTCTCCGGGGACGGGCACACGACGAAGGCCATGCCGTGGGCGCTGAAGTCGGTGTAGTCGGAGACGATGGCGAACACGAAGGCCGACGAGAAGGAGCGAACCTTCCCGCCGGGGGACCGGCGGAACTGCAGCGGGGTTGGGTAGAAGGCGTGGCCTTTCAGGTTCGTCTTCAGGGTGGTCAGCACCAGGAGCCCGTCGCGGGTGACGCTTGCGTTGCCGTCCAGGGTCAGGttggcgccggcgaggcctGGGAACGCGAACTGGAAGCCGTCGCCGGCGCATAGGACGGCTGACAACTGGAAGCTAAacgagaggaggaagaacgtCATGAGCTTCATCATGGTGATGTCAATTTTTTGAGTCTCGCTTCTGCCAAACTGAATAAGTTTAAGCTTCAAGAGCTTGTGCtagcgctagctagctaagatCAACTTGTTGTCCCATGGGTCGCTATCCGTTCACGACTTCTTGCACAACACTGttggatttgatttgatttaaCCACTCTTCGAGAAAGATCTGATATTTCATTATACCAAGTTCTTTAGCCTtggaaaatgaaacaaatcGACTTCGGCCTAGCGCCGGCACCACTATGACTTGGCAGCCGCACATGCAGCGAGGGCTCTTTGATACTCGGATACAATCACGAGTTAGAAAACGCACAAGGACCAGCAGACATTCTGAAATTTGGAGGTGTTATCCACGTTGAGCTATTCCATCACTGAGGTGAGTACTGCAGTAAACTGAACATCAGGCCATCGACTTGGAAGAAAATTCGCCAgagacacaaaaaaaattatgccaACGAGGTGAGATTGAATTGCTAAGATTATTTGTTACGCATTTCATCAACTGAACATCAGGCCATCGAATTGGCAGGTTACATCGCTCATCCAAAGTTAGCAAACATAAAAACTCTAAGCTCTAGGTAGTTTGTTACAAATAGCTACACCAATCAGTTTACACAAAACACAGAGGTGCACACAAACAACGGAAAAAACACATTCTTCTCGGCAACGAGCCATAAATAATACATGGCTGCGATGGGGGCAGCTCTACAGGGGCCCCGGTGAGCTGTGAGAAGAGGACTAAAACAACATTTCTTTGCTAAAACCACACTGAATCGATGATGGGTGTTGTGGTTAGATAAAGGAACACCTCATCTCATCTCTGTAACTTCCTCTGTCTTTGCCGTCTCTCACCTAGAGTTAGCCTCAGGTTTGCGGCTGCCGCCTACATACTTCCCATTGCTGTTATTATTGGACTTCTTATGAAGCTTGCCCTCGTCCTCGTGCTGCTTCACCTTTGGTGCTTCAATGCTCATGCCCAGTGTGGTTGTGACAGCAGCAGGTTCCTGGGATTGGATCATTTCACCCTTCACAAAGTTAGAATACCGTGAGGGCAAGTGCCGAGAAAGAAATTTGCAATTCTTATCTCCATAATGGTAAAGTGTATGGCTGTAGTGCCATGTACTCACCATCAGTCGGGTATTCTGTGCCTCCATATCTTCGCAGGCCTTCTTAAGCTGGTCAAGCTCAGTTCTGAGGGCATTGTTTTCTGTAGTCAGCTCAGCTACCTTCCGGGATAATTCCTCGCACTCTTGCTGATGAACAGAAAAGGAAGCATGTCAAATACAAAAGTgaccttttttttgtgaatgCAAGAAAGCCCTAAGGCACCACTGGTAACTGTTAAGTATTCAAGTGGAATAGATTATATGTCCAACTTCGACAGTTTCCAACAACACATGTACTCATATACCCAGGGACCAGCGCAGAAGAAAATTTGAGTGGGGCAGAAAGTTCGAGTGCGTGCATTCCtattgtaaattcaaatttattaaaattctAAGGATTCTGGAAATTTGAGTAGGCAGCCCCTTTTTGTTCAAACCGTGCATATAACATGTTAGTGTTGTGTGTTTGGGCGTTCAAAGAAAAGTAGCCAATAAGATGGTCAGTGCCTTACCATATATGAAGCTGATTTTCCGAGTTTGAGTCATACATGTTCCAATTTTATCATCTATTTTTTCTGGTGGTATCTTTCCAAAATGTATATAATTCCTACATTAAGACCCCATGAGTGAAGGCATACATGTGTGCAATCAACAAAAAGCCAAAAACTATGTTGACATGGTTGGCTAAACGACAACTATTAGCTAGCTGGTAGATGGGCTCACTATGTTGGCAGACTCGGAAAATAAGTGTCAGGTGTCAAAAATATTATCATGGTCATGTTTTGTCAACCGTGATGATATTCTTGACAAGAAACTAGCAAATGCCTTCCATGGCTGTGGAGGCGGTTTGTGTGCATCTCTGTGCGGCAGGAGCCTCTTGCGTGCTATTTCCAGCCTGTTGGGGACAACTCTTCCTCACTGTGCGGGTCACGCCAGATCTGCCCTACATGGTGGGGGGACCCGACGACTAGGTGCAGCAAGGACGGCTTTTGTCTGTGGTATGAAGTGGCAGTTCATGGTCGCTATTgggccatcatcatctcccaGCTGGGAGAGAATCCAGCTCCAGAAAGATGGCCCAACTCTGCCCTTCTTTGCAGAGCTGGATTCTCTCCCAGCGAACGGAGGTCTTGGCTGGACAGCGGCATCCTTGGTGCGGGCATGGAAAGAATCAAGGCAGATGGTAGGTTTTTGGTGGTGCGTCTATTATAACATCCAGTAGTCCATCTAGACTCTAGTAGTCGTCAAGGAGTTGTCTTGCTGTggttgtgtttggttgttTGGCCTCGTCTTCGGCTTATAAATCATTCTTCTCTACCAATGAAACGAGACACAAACCTTTTGTCCTTTCTCTATAAAAAATCACACCATATGTTGCAAGATTTTAGCAATACAACTATAGCTATGGCAATCAAACAGAAAAAGTAGGCAAGTCGGAAGTAAACATGAACTGGAAATAAAATCAATAAAATAGCTCGAATATTTACACCAAATTTAGCAAGCTGTCTGCTAGAAAACTTAGCAGTTAAGTAATATTTCAGCATCAGATCAttatacagaaacaaaaaataaaaagtcaAGGTGGCAGGCCTCAAAACATCCTTCATTTTTTCCATTCCAATTAGCACACTGCTCTGATTTCTTTTATCAAGTATATGAAGATTACTCCTATAACTGTTGGCCACAGTGACAGTCTCCATCTGAACTCCAATAAACAATAAACAATAAATATACAGCATCCAGAAGATTTTAGGTAGTAGCCACTAGCTAGGTAGCTAGGGTACCTCCATGTACAACAGGTGTGCCACTGAAAACAGAACCGTGCAAATAAAAACTGAGTGCACAATGGAACTACAGAGAAGATTTAGCTACCTAAACCAAATTAtaacaggaaaaaaatatagtaAATATGCAACTATCACTGAAGGACGGAGTCCACTTTACTCTCTTCAGATATCACAAACGTCCTCTTCATACCTTTAACTTTTCTTGATCAACATAACACCTTTAACTCTAATACTGGAATGTCAAAAAACGCTCTCGGAATCAGCCTTAGGGGAACATGTGATGAGTGTTAGAAGTTTAGGTAGTTAAGCAAACCCAAAAAAATCTAGGGGGCTAAGTGCACAATCATGGACCGTCTTAATTAGTACCAGTTCAAAATAACATTAATGTGTACTATCCCACTCTGCATATACTCACTCTCAAGTATTTCAACTTATAGAAAGAAAGGTATGGCCTATGTGGCTATGTCAAAACTGATGTCTTTCCCTGAGGGGAAATTTTGACTATGATCCAGTAAAACAAACATTTCAAAACATGTGGGAAGGATAGGGGTGAGCATTTTAATGTTGAACTAAAAAACCCAGTATTTTTGGTGTTACTGCCCCCATAAGAAAATTGCCTGATTTGGTACTTAGACAGCTCATTTTTCTAAGTAACAGAAAGTCAGAAACCAGTTTGACCAAAATACCAATTACCAATTATATATCAGCAAACTACATTATTGGGACATCGGGCCTTGTAACACATACGGAATAGCCTGATAGGTCAGGTGGAAAAGTCAAGTCCCCAAGGGGCCAAACAGTACACACACGTTAGGGGTAAAAATCCATCACAGAGGTCAGAGAGAGATGGCTTGACGACAAGAGTCAAATGAACAAATGCACTCAGCATGGACGAGAGAATTCAGGAGAGAGAGGAATACAGTGGTGGTGGCACTTCTAGACTCATTTTTGCTTGTAGTAGccatgcaacaacaacaaacaaatgTAACAGAAGTAAACTAAAGATATGGTTACCATACTTATCTCCTATCCAACAAACTATTTCGCTATATGTCAGCTTTCGATTCGGTAATTTTTGGCAATTCTTGCACAAAACTGCCTTGACATACTTTGAAGTCTCTTAGTTCATTCCCGGTAAAATAATTGTTTACCAGGCTCACCACAATGGCACAATCATACATGAGCAACAATGATAAATGGAGAGAAAAAGCTTGATATATTTCTATGGTACATTTCTGCAGGAAATCGAATGCATCGTTTCCAATGTTACCTGCTTGCGTAACCTTGATCTCCTTGCAGACTCCCTGTTAGATTGTTTTCGCCTCTCTCTCTTAATTTCACGCTCATCCTGCAAAAATAGGAACAATTTAGAGTAATGCATGAAAATCCAATTCAGCATGCTGTCATAAGCTTTAGCGAGAGCAATGCATACCAGCTGACCAACGCCATCACATCGGGCAAGCGCCAACCCAGGACTCGCTTCCCCCTGCCCCGGGAGCACAGCTACGGGTTGAGAAGCACTCCAAAGATCAATCCCTATGTTCAGATTTGGCGTGGCGTTGGGAAGCGCTGCCCGCCCAGGAGCAGAAACAGGAAGCTTTGAGGCAGACCTCGCCTTCAACTGGTATGGTGATTCGGCAGCATATGTCACAACAGCAGTTTGAGACGGTTCACCTGGAAAATACCAGTCTAATCATTCAATCGTACGTACAAAAGGAACAACTCAAGCGACAACATAGTTAAGCATTCCGATGACCCACCTTCTGCCGACGTATTACCAGATTTCCTCTTCTTAGCCGCAGAAGAATCCTGAAGAGAACCAATATGAACCACACGAAGTCATAAACATACTAA
This is a stretch of genomic DNA from Brachypodium distachyon strain Bd21 chromosome 1, Brachypodium_distachyon_v3.0, whole genome shotgun sequence. It encodes these proteins:
- the LOC100831882 gene encoding DNA-binding protein EMBP-1 isoform X1, with product MASSSDEQPKPPEPPAAAVATAVPPQTHAEWAASVQAFYAAAGHPYAAWPAQHLMAAAASGAPYGAPVPFPMYHPGAAMAYYAQASMAAGVPYPTAEAVAAAPAVAEGKGKGKGGGVSPEKGSSAAPSGDDGSRSCDSGSDDSSDTRDYDTDHKDSSAAKKRKSGNTSAEGEPSQTAVVTYAAESPYQLKARSASKLPVSAPGRAALPNATPNLNIGIDLWSASQPVAVLPGQGEASPGLALARCDGVGQLDEREIKRERRKQSNRESARRSRLRKQQECEELSRKVAELTTENNALRTELDQLKKACEDMEAQNTRLMGEMIQSQEPAAVTTTLGMSIEAPKVKQHEDEGKLHKKSNNNSNGKYVGGSRKPEANSR
- the LOC100831882 gene encoding DNA-binding protein EMBP-1 isoform X2, which translates into the protein MASSSDEQPKPPEPPAAAVATAVPPQTHAEWAASVQAFYAAAGHPYAAWPAQHLMAAAASGAPYGAPVPFPMYHPGAAMAYYAQASMAAGVPYPTAEAVAAAPAVAEGKGKGKGGGVSPEKGSSAAPSGDDGSRSCDSGSDDSSDTRDYDTDHKDSSAAKKRKSGNTSAEGEPSQTAVVTYAAESPYQLKARSASKLPVSAPGRAALPNATPNLNIGIDLWSASQPVAVLPGQGEASPGLALARCDGVGQLDEREIKRERRKQSNRESARRSRLRKQQECEELSRKVAELTTENNALRTELDQLKKACEDMEAQNTRLMEPAAVTTTLGMSIEAPKVKQHEDEGKLHKKSNNNSNGKYVGGSRKPEANSR